A single genomic interval of Brevundimonas diminuta harbors:
- a CDS encoding YcxB family protein has product MTTVIEVRGVQPTPKEGRTAVKAWPVVRRWANLPVLFLGGAMLATIAVCLGLPLERIGWIVSLQLVGLYGFIGLSVMAHSRVMASARRAPIAQKPTDWRIDDGGLALSGVDFETRIGWRNLVAVVEDKDRLIFAASPNTNFILPLRVLQTDQRQALRVLIADVRARGVLGAGVD; this is encoded by the coding sequence GTGACGACGGTCATCGAGGTTCGCGGCGTCCAGCCGACGCCGAAGGAGGGGCGGACGGCCGTCAAGGCGTGGCCCGTCGTCCGGCGCTGGGCGAACCTGCCCGTGCTGTTTCTCGGCGGCGCCATGCTGGCGACCATCGCCGTCTGCCTCGGCCTGCCCCTAGAGCGGATCGGCTGGATCGTCAGCCTGCAATTGGTCGGGCTGTATGGTTTTATCGGGTTGTCGGTCATGGCGCATTCCAGGGTCATGGCGTCGGCGCGCCGGGCGCCGATTGCGCAAAAGCCAACCGATTGGCGCATCGATGACGGCGGTCTGGCGCTGTCGGGTGTGGATTTCGAAACCCGCATCGGCTGGCGCAATCTGGTCGCGGTGGTGGAGGACAAGGATCGCCTGATCTTCGCGGCCTCGCCCAACACCAACTTCATCCTGCCCTTGCGCGTGCTGCAGACGGATCAACGGCAGGCGCTGCGTGTCTTGATCGCCGATGTGCGAGCGCGGGGCGTCCTCGGCGCCGGTGTTGACTAA
- a CDS encoding M28 family metallopeptidase — protein sequence MLFRSLVAATALFAATSAFGPAFAQEATPQAGDRPDIAAGAAQFIKPTNAERTQVLVGFLTTLGFTPEIQTFEGGNQSTGPMEGANVVVTVGEGDKDIVLTAHYDAVKLRDGTLSHGIVDNVGSVMAMMEAAKTLDMALEGQPVAHRFVFVFTDQEELGLLGAKAFLEKHGKDRIAAVINADVAAYGRTVMYGENNGPQSAFVLETLRGLCAERGFDCMPYPTYPPSDDRAFSAAGVPVVSMGTQDAVGAHQMWLAFNGGKDNGLKEGFVPPVFQRIHTTDDKLSYLKGVDVARFGLFIADLGLALDKRLVEIQAKDAAVAAETAPAAPATTPGGE from the coding sequence ATGCTGTTTCGTTCGCTCGTCGCCGCCACGGCCCTGTTCGCCGCCACATCCGCTTTTGGTCCCGCCTTCGCTCAGGAAGCGACGCCCCAGGCCGGCGACCGCCCCGACATCGCCGCCGGCGCCGCCCAGTTCATCAAGCCCACCAACGCCGAGCGGACCCAGGTCCTGGTCGGCTTCCTGACGACGCTGGGCTTCACGCCCGAGATCCAGACCTTCGAGGGCGGCAACCAATCCACCGGCCCGATGGAAGGCGCCAATGTCGTCGTCACGGTGGGCGAGGGCGACAAGGACATCGTGCTGACCGCCCACTATGATGCGGTGAAGCTGCGAGACGGGACGCTCTCGCACGGCATCGTCGACAACGTCGGCTCGGTCATGGCGATGATGGAGGCGGCCAAGACGCTGGACATGGCGCTGGAAGGCCAGCCGGTCGCCCACCGCTTCGTCTTCGTCTTCACCGACCAAGAAGAGCTGGGCCTTCTGGGCGCCAAGGCCTTCCTTGAGAAACACGGCAAGGACCGGATCGCCGCCGTCATCAACGCCGATGTCGCCGCCTATGGCCGGACGGTCATGTATGGCGAGAACAATGGGCCGCAGTCGGCTTTCGTGCTGGAGACACTGCGCGGCCTGTGCGCCGAACGCGGCTTCGACTGCATGCCCTATCCGACCTATCCGCCCAGCGACGACCGCGCCTTCTCGGCTGCGGGCGTGCCGGTGGTGTCGATGGGCACCCAGGATGCGGTCGGCGCCCACCAGATGTGGCTGGCTTTCAACGGCGGCAAGGACAACGGCCTGAAGGAGGGCTTCGTCCCGCCCGTCTTCCAGCGCATCCATACGACTGACGACAAGCTGTCGTATCTGAAGGGCGTCGACGTCGCCCGCTTCGGCCTGTTCATCGCCGACCTGGGCCTGGCCCTGGACAAGAGGCTGGTCGAAATCCAGGCCAAGGACGCCGCGGTCGCCGCTGAGACTGCGCCTGCTGCCCCGGCCACCACGCCCGGCGGCGAGTGA
- the apaG gene encoding Co2+/Mg2+ efflux protein ApaG codes for MHEGPAYTAETNGILIRVRPSYLAGQSDPDEGRWVWAYQIEIVNLTGSTVQLMARRWTITDGHGHVEEVRGPGVVGEQPVIEPGGSYAYASGCPLGTDSGSMVGAYYMTDADGRSFEAQIPAFSLDTPDARRVLN; via the coding sequence ATGCACGAGGGTCCTGCCTATACCGCCGAGACGAACGGCATCCTGATCCGGGTCCGGCCCAGCTATCTGGCGGGCCAGTCCGATCCCGACGAAGGCCGCTGGGTCTGGGCCTATCAGATCGAGATCGTGAATCTGACGGGATCGACGGTGCAGCTAATGGCGCGCCGCTGGACCATCACCGACGGCCACGGCCATGTCGAAGAGGTGCGCGGCCCTGGCGTGGTCGGCGAACAGCCGGTGATCGAACCCGGCGGCAGCTATGCCTACGCCTCGGGCTGTCCGCTGGGCACCGACAGCGGCTCGATGGTGGGCGCCTACTATATGACGGATGCGGACGGGCGCAGTTTCGAGGCGCAGATTCCGGCGTTTTCGCTGGATACGCCGGATGCGCGGCGGGTGCTGAACTGA
- the argF gene encoding ornithine carbamoyltransferase, translating to MVRHFLDIHRLDAADLRAILDDAHARKAARKGWPQGRADADAPGKDRVLAMIFEKNSTRTRFSFDAAIRQLGGSSIIATASDMQLGRGEPVEDTARVLSRMVDAVMIRANDHEDVERFARVSTVPVVNGLTDRSHPCQILADLQTIEEHRGPIAGKTIAWIGDGNNVCHSFMHAAPKFGFHLNVACPAEYHPDLRDLAKGGDAVTLTSDPREAVKGADVIVTDTWVSMGDQDYEARLAAFEHYGVDEALMDLADSEAVFLHCLPAHRGEEVTDAVIDGPRSLVWDEAENRIHAQKAVLAWCFGG from the coding sequence ATGGTCCGGCACTTCCTCGACATCCACCGGCTGGACGCAGCGGATCTGCGCGCCATCCTGGACGACGCCCATGCCCGCAAAGCCGCCCGTAAGGGCTGGCCCCAGGGGCGCGCCGACGCCGATGCGCCGGGCAAGGACCGCGTTCTGGCGATGATCTTCGAGAAGAACTCGACCCGCACGCGGTTCAGCTTCGACGCGGCGATCCGCCAGCTGGGCGGCTCGTCCATCATCGCCACGGCCTCGGACATGCAGCTGGGGCGCGGCGAGCCGGTGGAGGACACCGCCCGGGTTCTGTCGCGCATGGTGGATGCGGTGATGATCCGCGCCAACGATCACGAGGATGTCGAGCGGTTCGCCCGCGTCTCGACCGTGCCGGTGGTCAACGGCCTGACCGACCGGTCGCACCCGTGCCAGATCCTGGCCGATCTGCAGACGATCGAGGAGCATCGCGGACCGATCGCCGGCAAGACGATCGCCTGGATCGGCGACGGCAACAACGTCTGCCACAGCTTCATGCACGCGGCGCCCAAGTTCGGCTTCCATCTGAACGTCGCCTGCCCGGCGGAATACCACCCGGACCTTCGCGACCTGGCCAAGGGCGGCGACGCCGTCACCCTGACCAGCGATCCGCGCGAGGCGGTCAAGGGCGCCGACGTCATCGTCACCGACACCTGGGTCTCCATGGGGGATCAGGACTATGAGGCGCGCCTGGCGGCGTTCGAACATTACGGCGTCGACGAAGCCCTGATGGATCTCGCCGATTCCGAAGCGGTCTTCCTGCATTGCCTTCCCGCCCACCGTGGCGAGGAAGTCACCGACGCCGTCATCGACGGGCCGCGCTCTCTGGTCTGGGACGAAGCCGAAAACCGCATCCACGCCCAGAAGGCCGTGCTGGCCTGGTGCTTCGGGGGATGA
- a CDS encoding SEL1-like repeat protein — MSAAAPWSVKGIDPKAREVAKDLARRSGMTLGEWLNSMIMEDEEEGYATLPRRSQAAEYERRNRSRRLDDAYEVEDSQQRISASIDVIAARLEAAERRSTVAIQGVDQAVAGLMRRLDGQEAEAQGAARRIDDIAEELREGHRRLRAFERDTGPSTQEAFGKIETSLGALTGRLYDIEERQRLGVSDLRERMEAVEKSAGPGVGTEMLAQVSARLDEAQNRTTEALKTLERSFAALDQRMRTAESRVEPEGARDLVRFEKLAESLSRQIDNNRAEMMQRLDAAETGARIDRIERAVQAVGDQLKASEEKGAVGLEAMGREVLRIARNLNARVKKVETDNDGRTDTVARAAADVVSQTIETEVARRAARLDQEFARHIDRVDQRLTASDDRHAIALEKLGGEITRISDQLSDRIAQSERRSQQALEDIGRRLSESSDKIEQRYDRASGELAERMRLSEERTARLLAEARESIDARAPTPIRDKPLDNEPAWTPARQVLERAASATIQAPIQSASIEGDWRAAAFPDETFTDQDAWSSDPVTPEVATAAPFPSSPVAQTEAEPVEALADDMPMRQVDPDGVEPIIQPFSGFGGADVEDALEATSPGFSAAPTEKRDAAVLDADDDDFGGETEFVDPRRLRSSMEAAAAAGRAASTRSTIDAARAAITAPAEPEPAPRSGFGLKRGGKSKLQERLDRQASKDGSTVKKTFLASVTAVALTGGVYGYLSLTDGGAPDFEMPSFGGSTTNGAVPLAASAVTPTGPKATFDIGGPGAADYEAAIGKLEAGDNSGLDGMKRAANLGYAPAQTYLGQLYLDGANGVPADPAQSRQWGRRAAEGGDPRGMHLYGMQLYEGDGGATNQAEALTWLLNAAERGLPDSQYNVARIYETGADGVAKNPTEALKWYMIAARGGDAEAQAAVTRLRPTASATAQRAARTAADAFVAQSQTQTQATG, encoded by the coding sequence GTGAGCGCTGCAGCGCCGTGGAGCGTTAAGGGAATCGATCCCAAAGCACGCGAGGTCGCCAAGGATCTGGCGCGCCGGTCCGGCATGACGCTGGGCGAATGGCTCAACTCCATGATCATGGAGGACGAGGAGGAGGGCTACGCCACCCTGCCGCGTCGCTCCCAGGCCGCCGAATACGAACGCCGCAACCGCAGCCGCCGTTTGGACGACGCCTATGAGGTCGAAGACAGCCAGCAGCGGATCAGCGCCTCCATCGACGTGATCGCCGCGCGGCTGGAAGCCGCCGAACGTCGGTCGACCGTCGCCATTCAGGGCGTGGATCAGGCCGTCGCGGGCTTGATGCGCCGGCTGGACGGCCAGGAGGCCGAGGCCCAGGGCGCCGCCCGCCGCATAGACGATATCGCCGAGGAGCTGCGCGAAGGGCATCGCCGCCTGCGCGCCTTCGAACGCGACACCGGCCCTTCGACCCAGGAAGCCTTCGGCAAGATCGAGACTTCCCTGGGCGCCCTGACCGGGCGTCTGTACGACATCGAGGAACGCCAGCGTCTGGGCGTCAGCGATCTGCGCGAGCGGATGGAGGCGGTCGAGAAGTCCGCCGGCCCCGGCGTCGGCACGGAAATGCTGGCCCAGGTCAGCGCGCGTCTGGACGAGGCCCAGAACCGTACGACCGAAGCCCTGAAGACGTTGGAACGCTCGTTCGCCGCCCTGGACCAGCGGATGCGGACGGCCGAAAGCCGCGTCGAGCCGGAAGGCGCGCGCGACCTGGTTCGTTTCGAGAAACTGGCCGAAAGCCTGTCGCGTCAGATCGACAACAATCGCGCCGAGATGATGCAACGCCTGGACGCCGCGGAAACCGGCGCGCGCATCGACCGCATCGAACGCGCCGTCCAGGCTGTCGGCGATCAGTTGAAGGCGTCCGAAGAGAAGGGCGCCGTCGGTCTTGAGGCCATGGGCCGCGAGGTCCTGCGCATCGCCCGCAACCTCAATGCGCGGGTCAAGAAGGTCGAGACGGACAACGACGGTCGCACCGACACCGTCGCCCGCGCCGCCGCCGACGTCGTCAGCCAGACCATCGAAACCGAAGTCGCCCGCCGCGCCGCGCGTCTGGACCAGGAGTTTGCCCGCCACATCGACCGCGTCGACCAACGCCTGACCGCCAGCGACGATCGCCACGCCATCGCCCTGGAGAAGTTGGGCGGCGAGATCACCCGCATCTCTGACCAGCTGAGCGATCGCATCGCCCAGTCCGAGCGCCGCTCGCAGCAGGCGCTGGAAGACATCGGCCGACGCCTGTCGGAAAGCTCGGACAAGATCGAGCAACGCTACGACCGCGCCTCCGGCGAGCTGGCCGAGCGGATGCGTCTGAGCGAGGAACGCACCGCCCGTCTGCTGGCCGAGGCCCGCGAAAGCATCGACGCCCGCGCGCCGACGCCGATCCGTGACAAGCCGCTGGACAATGAGCCGGCGTGGACCCCGGCGCGACAGGTGCTGGAACGCGCCGCCTCGGCGACCATACAGGCGCCGATCCAGTCCGCATCCATCGAAGGCGACTGGCGCGCCGCCGCCTTCCCCGATGAAACCTTCACCGACCAGGACGCCTGGTCCAGCGATCCGGTGACGCCCGAAGTCGCGACCGCCGCGCCCTTCCCCTCTTCGCCCGTCGCCCAGACCGAGGCCGAGCCCGTCGAGGCGCTGGCTGACGACATGCCGATGCGCCAGGTCGATCCCGACGGCGTAGAGCCCATCATCCAGCCCTTCAGCGGTTTCGGCGGCGCAGACGTCGAGGACGCGCTGGAAGCGACGTCGCCGGGCTTCTCGGCCGCACCGACCGAAAAGCGTGACGCCGCTGTCCTGGACGCGGACGACGACGATTTCGGCGGCGAGACCGAGTTCGTGGATCCGCGCCGGCTGCGCTCCAGCATGGAAGCCGCCGCCGCCGCGGGCCGCGCCGCCTCGACCCGCAGCACCATCGACGCCGCCCGTGCTGCGATCACCGCGCCGGCCGAGCCGGAACCCGCGCCTCGGTCGGGCTTCGGCCTGAAGCGCGGCGGCAAGTCCAAGCTGCAGGAACGGCTGGACCGGCAGGCGTCCAAGGACGGATCGACGGTCAAGAAGACCTTTCTGGCTTCGGTCACTGCGGTCGCCCTGACCGGGGGCGTCTATGGCTATCTGTCCCTGACCGACGGCGGCGCCCCGGACTTCGAAATGCCCAGCTTCGGCGGCTCGACGACGAACGGCGCCGTGCCTCTGGCCGCGTCGGCAGTGACGCCGACCGGCCCGAAGGCGACCTTCGACATCGGCGGCCCTGGCGCGGCGGACTATGAGGCGGCGATCGGCAAGTTGGAGGCCGGCGACAACTCTGGCCTGGACGGCATGAAGCGCGCCGCCAACCTGGGTTACGCCCCCGCCCAAACCTACCTGGGTCAGCTGTATCTGGACGGCGCCAATGGCGTGCCCGCCGACCCGGCCCAAAGCCGTCAGTGGGGCCGTCGCGCGGCCGAGGGCGGCGATCCGCGCGGGATGCATCTGTATGGAATGCAGCTCTATGAAGGCGACGGCGGCGCGACCAATCAGGCCGAGGCCCTGACCTGGCTGCTGAACGCGGCCGAGCGCGGCCTGCCGGACAGCCAGTACAACGTCGCGCGCATCTATGAGACGGGCGCCGACGGCGTGGCCAAGAATCCGACCGAAGCGCTGAAGTGGTACATGATCGCCGCGCGTGGCGGCGATGCGGAGGCCCAGGCCGCCGTGACGCGCCTGCGCCCGACGGCCAGCGCCACGGCCCAGCGCGCGGCCCGCACCGCCGCCGACGCCTTCGTGGCCCAGTCGCAGACCCAGACTCAAGCGACAGGCTAG
- a CDS encoding pyridoxamine 5'-phosphate oxidase family protein, which translates to MSDKLTPAEAEKEFWKSLKESNTGMLGIDRPGYHHQPMTGFGEDETGTIWFFTRDDTDFARDVAGGGQNGMFCYQAKDGKVQACIHGRLAIDQDRSRIEKYWNPVVAAWYPDGKDDAHLTLIRFDADDGRVWVSDKGALGFGYEVLKANLTKSVPDVGGVSDVKL; encoded by the coding sequence GTGTCCGACAAACTGACCCCCGCCGAGGCCGAGAAGGAATTCTGGAAGAGCCTGAAGGAGTCCAACACCGGCATGCTGGGCATCGATCGCCCCGGCTATCACCACCAGCCCATGACCGGTTTCGGCGAGGACGAGACGGGGACCATCTGGTTCTTCACCCGCGACGACACCGATTTCGCCCGTGACGTCGCCGGCGGCGGCCAGAACGGCATGTTCTGCTACCAAGCGAAGGACGGCAAGGTTCAAGCCTGCATCCACGGCCGTTTGGCTATCGATCAGGACCGCAGCCGCATCGAGAAATACTGGAACCCCGTCGTCGCCGCCTGGTACCCAGACGGCAAGGACGACGCCCATCTGACCCTGATCCGCTTCGACGCCGACGACGGCCGCGTCTGGGTGTCCGACAAGGGCGCGCTGGGCTTCGGCTACGAAGTCCTCAAGGCCAACCTGACCAAGAGCGTCCCGGATGTCGGCGGCGTGTCGGACGTGAAGCTGTAG
- a CDS encoding cell cycle sigma 70 cofactor GcrA, with the protein MTAGWTDDRVGALKKLWLEGQSASQIAKQLGGGVTRNAVIGKVHRLGLSGRAAPSQPARTVAATFRTARPRPAPAAPAQQPSAPRRLEAVQPKPVEPAAPVPAPIPDLPGTATVMTLGAHMCKWPIGDPSSREFSFCGRRSSEGVYCVEHARVAYQPQVRRGSKESGSDLARSLRRYI; encoded by the coding sequence ATGACCGCAGGCTGGACCGACGACCGCGTAGGCGCGCTAAAGAAGCTCTGGCTTGAGGGCCAGTCCGCGAGCCAGATCGCCAAACAACTGGGCGGCGGGGTCACCCGTAACGCCGTGATCGGCAAGGTGCACCGTCTGGGCCTGTCGGGCCGGGCCGCCCCCTCGCAACCGGCGCGCACCGTCGCCGCGACCTTCCGCACCGCGCGTCCGCGTCCGGCGCCGGCCGCTCCGGCGCAGCAACCTTCGGCCCCGCGCCGTCTGGAAGCCGTCCAGCCCAAGCCGGTCGAACCCGCCGCGCCCGTCCCCGCCCCGATCCCGGACCTGCCGGGCACGGCGACCGTGATGACGCTAGGCGCCCACATGTGCAAATGGCCGATCGGCGACCCGTCGTCGCGCGAGTTCAGCTTCTGCGGCCGCCGCTCGTCGGAAGGCGTCTATTGCGTCGAACACGCCCGCGTCGCCTACCAGCCGCAAGTCCGTCGCGGCTCCAAGGAAAGCGGTTCCGACCTGGCCCGCAGCCTGCGGCGCTATATTTAA
- a CDS encoding sulfite exporter TauE/SafE family protein → MDIYLPIAEVSVNWPTLVILGAVVGFVSGLFGIGGGFLMAPILVFLGIPPTVAVASQASHVVASSTSGVIRYAGAGSVDFKMGSVMAAGGAAGALAGVELFRYLRLLGQADLVVALSYLVFLGAIGILMLNESLTEILRRRRGLPAPHKQRRRPMWLYGLPLKMKFPKSGLYISALPPFGLGVFAGVLSAIMGVGGGFILVPAMLYILRMRAGAVVGTSLFQIIITTAITTILQAGRNQTVDIVLSTILLLGGVVGAQIGARFAGRFRAEELRAALGLIVLLVGIQMGLDLFVRPNDIFMIAPGIAD, encoded by the coding sequence TTGGACATCTATCTGCCGATCGCCGAGGTTTCGGTGAACTGGCCGACCCTGGTGATCCTGGGGGCGGTGGTCGGATTCGTGTCCGGCCTGTTCGGCATCGGCGGCGGCTTCCTGATGGCGCCGATCCTGGTCTTCCTGGGCATCCCCCCGACCGTCGCCGTCGCCAGCCAGGCCAGCCATGTCGTGGCCTCCTCGACCTCGGGCGTCATCCGCTATGCCGGGGCGGGTTCGGTCGATTTCAAGATGGGGTCGGTGATGGCGGCCGGCGGCGCGGCCGGCGCCCTGGCGGGGGTCGAGCTGTTTCGCTACCTGCGCCTGCTGGGCCAGGCCGATCTGGTCGTGGCTCTGTCCTATCTCGTCTTCCTGGGCGCGATCGGCATTCTGATGCTGAACGAGAGCCTGACCGAAATCCTGCGCCGCCGCCGGGGGCTGCCCGCGCCGCACAAACAGCGTCGGCGGCCGATGTGGCTGTATGGCCTGCCGCTGAAGATGAAGTTTCCGAAGTCGGGCCTCTATATCAGCGCCCTGCCGCCGTTCGGACTGGGCGTCTTCGCAGGCGTCCTGTCGGCCATCATGGGGGTGGGCGGCGGCTTCATCCTGGTCCCGGCCATGCTCTATATCCTGCGCATGCGCGCGGGCGCGGTGGTGGGCACCAGCCTGTTCCAGATCATCATCACCACCGCCATCACCACCATTCTTCAGGCCGGGCGTAACCAGACGGTCGACATCGTTCTGTCCACCATCCTGCTGCTCGGCGGTGTCGTCGGCGCCCAGATCGGCGCGCGCTTCGCCGGGCGGTTCCGCGCAGAGGAGTTGCGCGCAGCGCTGGGTCTGATCGTGCTGCTGGTCGGGATCCAGATGGGGCTGGATCTGTTCGTGCGGCCCAACGACATCTTCATGATCGCGCCGGGGATCGCCGACTGA
- a CDS encoding aspartate aminotransferase family protein, whose amino-acid sequence MGVYNRAPLEVERGRGARLWATDGTEYLDCVAGISTNGLGHAHPELVQAVKDQAEKLWHVSNIFRIPGQEALADALCESSFADVVFFTNSGTEAVECALKTARKYHSASGAPERIDIYGFDGSFHGRTYGAINAAANPSYTEGFGPPMQGFHQLKWGDHEAIKAAIANPTTAAIIVEPVQGEGGCRAMPEQCLRGLRELCDEHGVLIIFDEVQCGMGRTGKLWAHEWAGMAPDIMAVAKALGGGFPIGACLASAKAAKGMTVGVHGSTFGGNPLAMAVGQKALSLINSPETLNNVNEVAGYLKQQFAGLQERFPDVIADVRGKGLLIGIKMVPNNREFMALARDTQQLLIAGGGDNCVRLLPPLNLTLDEAREAVARFEAACEVAREKLAA is encoded by the coding sequence ATGGGTGTCTACAATCGCGCGCCGCTGGAAGTGGAACGCGGCCGAGGCGCGCGTCTGTGGGCGACCGACGGGACCGAATATCTCGACTGCGTCGCCGGCATCTCGACCAACGGCCTGGGCCACGCCCACCCCGAACTGGTCCAGGCGGTCAAGGATCAGGCCGAGAAGCTGTGGCACGTCTCCAACATCTTCCGCATTCCGGGTCAGGAAGCCCTGGCGGACGCCCTGTGCGAATCCAGCTTCGCCGACGTGGTGTTCTTCACCAACTCGGGCACTGAAGCCGTCGAATGCGCGCTGAAGACGGCGCGCAAATACCACTCGGCCAGTGGCGCGCCTGAGCGGATCGACATCTACGGCTTCGACGGCTCGTTCCATGGTCGGACCTATGGCGCGATCAACGCCGCCGCCAACCCCAGCTATACGGAGGGCTTCGGCCCGCCGATGCAGGGCTTCCACCAGCTGAAGTGGGGCGACCACGAGGCGATCAAGGCCGCCATCGCTAACCCCACGACCGCCGCCATCATCGTCGAGCCCGTGCAGGGCGAGGGCGGCTGCCGCGCCATGCCCGAACAGTGCCTGCGGGGGCTACGTGAGCTGTGCGACGAACACGGCGTCCTGATTATCTTCGACGAGGTCCAGTGCGGCATGGGCCGGACCGGCAAGCTGTGGGCCCATGAATGGGCGGGCATGGCGCCGGACATCATGGCGGTGGCCAAGGCCCTGGGCGGGGGCTTCCCCATCGGCGCCTGTCTGGCTTCGGCCAAGGCGGCCAAGGGCATGACGGTCGGCGTTCACGGCTCGACCTTCGGCGGCAACCCCCTGGCCATGGCCGTCGGTCAAAAGGCGCTAAGCCTGATCAACAGCCCCGAGACGCTGAACAACGTCAACGAGGTCGCCGGCTATCTGAAGCAGCAGTTCGCCGGCCTTCAGGAACGCTTCCCCGATGTGATCGCCGACGTCCGCGGCAAAGGCCTTCTGATCGGCATCAAGATGGTGCCGAACAATCGCGAGTTCATGGCCCTGGCGCGCGACACGCAGCAGTTGCTGATCGCCGGCGGCGGCGACAACTGCGTGCGCCTGCTGCCGCCGTTGAACCTGACGCTGGACGAGGCCCGCGAAGCCGTGGCCCGTTTCGAAGCGGCCTGCGAGGTCGCCCGCGAAAAGCTGGCGGCCTGA
- a CDS encoding ABC transporter permease, whose amino-acid sequence MTDTPDLISTRPAGLPQPRRYPGINWIGVQTLYLREVRRFWKVGAQTVAAPVVTTLLYMLVFVVALQNARPPLHGTPFALFVAPGLIMMAMLNNAFANASSSLIQAKIMGTATDFLTPPLSPLELTLGFTLGAATRGLAVGLVTAICVLPFAPLGIANIFAIVWFALAACFIMGMTGVLAGLWSEKFDHLSAVQNFIVMPMTFLSGTFYLVENLPEPFRALSRYNPFFYLIDGFRYGFIGHAESNLTVGVIGSAVLMAVMGVVCWLVFRSGWRLKS is encoded by the coding sequence ATGACCGATACGCCCGATCTGATCTCCACCCGGCCTGCCGGCCTGCCGCAGCCGCGTCGCTATCCGGGGATCAACTGGATCGGGGTGCAGACCCTGTATCTGCGCGAGGTGCGTCGCTTCTGGAAGGTGGGCGCCCAAACGGTGGCGGCGCCGGTGGTGACGACGCTGCTCTATATGCTGGTGTTCGTGGTGGCGCTTCAGAACGCGCGGCCCCCGCTGCATGGCACGCCGTTCGCCCTGTTCGTCGCGCCCGGCCTGATCATGATGGCCATGTTGAACAACGCCTTCGCCAACGCCTCGTCCAGCCTGATCCAGGCCAAGATCATGGGCACGGCGACCGACTTCCTGACGCCGCCGCTCAGCCCGCTGGAGTTGACGCTGGGCTTTACGCTGGGCGCCGCGACGCGCGGTCTCGCGGTCGGTCTGGTCACGGCGATCTGCGTGCTGCCGTTCGCGCCGCTGGGCATCGCCAATATCTTCGCCATCGTCTGGTTCGCCCTGGCCGCCTGTTTCATCATGGGCATGACCGGCGTGCTGGCGGGGCTGTGGAGCGAGAAGTTCGACCACCTGTCGGCGGTCCAGAACTTCATCGTCATGCCGATGACCTTCCTGTCGGGCACCTTCTACCTGGTCGAAAATCTGCCCGAGCCGTTCCGGGCGTTGAGCCGCTACAACCCTTTCTTTTATCTGATCGACGGCTTCCGCTACGGCTTCATCGGCCATGCCGAAAGCAATCTGACGGTCGGCGTCATAGGGTCGGCCGTGCTGATGGCGGTCATGGGCGTGGTCTGCTGGCTGGTGTTCCGCTCGGGCTGGCGTCTTAAGAGCTAG
- a CDS encoding TIGR02186 family protein has translation MQALPPPPPAVAAPPLDRSEATTGDLRVAAALTDAQVRVDSSFRGASIVLYGAVFNPTPEPADVVVVVRGPDAPIRLVKKTRTSGVWLNSRPVLFEGAPGFYMTASTRPLSDIADFGQLRRLGVGVDHLRIDAPEESRTVTRYGVRDVVVSRLGDDYLDWRRAVIRLKEAAALYDTDSQGVEFVDRGLFRAEVKLPTVAPTGKYYAEVWLFQDGEPQSVSNLTLTVEKVGLERDIYEFAHRRPWLYGVLCVLLAALTGYGASRIFSRRS, from the coding sequence ATGCAGGCGCTTCCCCCCCCTCCGCCCGCCGTTGCGGCCCCGCCGCTCGATCGGTCCGAAGCGACGACCGGCGACCTGCGTGTCGCCGCCGCCCTGACCGACGCCCAGGTCCGGGTCGACAGCAGTTTTCGGGGTGCGTCCATTGTCCTCTACGGCGCCGTATTCAATCCGACGCCTGAACCGGCGGACGTCGTGGTCGTTGTGCGGGGGCCGGACGCGCCGATCCGCCTGGTCAAGAAGACGCGCACTTCGGGTGTCTGGCTGAACAGCCGGCCGGTGCTGTTCGAGGGCGCGCCCGGCTTCTACATGACCGCCTCGACCCGACCGCTCAGCGACATCGCCGACTTCGGCCAACTGCGCCGCCTGGGCGTCGGCGTCGATCACCTTCGCATTGATGCGCCCGAGGAAAGCCGCACCGTCACCCGCTACGGCGTGCGCGACGTGGTCGTCAGCCGTCTGGGCGACGACTATCTGGACTGGCGCCGCGCCGTGATCCGGCTGAAGGAGGCCGCCGCCCTCTACGACACCGATTCCCAAGGGGTCGAGTTCGTTGACCGGGGCCTGTTCCGCGCCGAGGTCAAACTGCCCACCGTCGCCCCGACCGGCAAATACTACGCCGAGGTCTGGCTGTTTCAGGACGGCGAGCCGCAGTCAGTGTCGAACCTGACGCTGACGGTCGAGAAAGTCGGGTTGGAGCGCGACATCTATGAGTTCGCCCACCGTCGGCCGTGGCTGTACGGCGTGCTGTGTGTCCTGCTGGCCGCCCTGACCGGCTACGGCGCTTCGCGCATTTTCAGCCGGCGGAGCTGA